In Prunus persica chloroplast, complete genome, the following proteins share a genomic window:
- the ndhJ gene encoding NADH-plastoquinone oxidoreductase subunit J, which produces MQGRLSAWLVKHGLVHRSLGFDYQGIETLQIKPEDWHSIAVILYVYGYNYLRSQCAYDVAPGGLLASVYHLTRIEYGIDQPEEVCIKVFAPRRNPRIPSIFWVWKSADFQERESYDMLGIFYDNHPRLKRILMPESWIGWPLRKDYIAPNFYEIQDAY; this is translated from the coding sequence ATGCAGGGTCGTTTGTCCGCTTGGTTAGTCAAACATGGGTTAGTTCATAGATCTTTGGGTTTCGATTACCAAGGAATAGAAACTTTACAAATAAAACCCGAGGATTGGCATTCGATTGCTGTCATTTTATATGTATATGGTTACAATTATCTACGTTCCCAATGTGCTTATGATGTAGCACCGGGCGGACTGTTAGCTAGTGTCTATCATCTTACGAGAATAGAGTATGGTATAGATCAACCAGAAGAGGTATGCATAAAAGTATTTGCCCCAAGGAGGAATCCTAGAATTCCTTCTATTTTCTGGGTTTGGAAAAGTGCGGATTTTCAAGAAAGGGAATCCTATGATATGTTGGGAATCTTTTATGATAATCATCCACGCCTGAAACGTATCTTAATGCCTGAAAGTTGGATAGGATGGCCTTTACGTAAGGATTATATTGCCCCTAATTTTTATGAAATACAAGATGCTTATTGA
- the ndhK gene encoding NADH-plastoquinone oxidoreductase subunit K translates to MNSIIEFPLLDRTTQNSVISTTSSDLSNWSRLSSLWPLLYGTSCCFIEFASLIGSRFDFDRYGLVPRSSPRQADLILTAGTVTMKMAPSLVRLYEQMPEPKYVIAMGACTITGGMFSTDSYSTVRGVDKLIPVDVYLPGCPPKPEAVIDAITKLRKKISREIYEDRIRSQQENRCFTTSHKFRVGCSTHTGNYDQELLYQPPSTSEIPPEIFFKYKSSVASHELVN, encoded by the coding sequence ATGAATTCCATTATTGAATTTCCTTTACTTGATCGAACAACCCAAAATTCAGTTATTTCAACTACATCAAGCGACCTTTCAAATTGGTCAAGACTCTCCAGTTTATGGCCGCTTCTCTATGGTACCAGTTGTTGCTTCATTGAATTTGCTTCGTTAATAGGCTCACGATTCGACTTTGATCGTTATGGACTGGTGCCACGATCTAGTCCTAGACAGGCAGACCTAATTTTAACAGCAGGCACAGTAACAATGAAAATGGCCCCTTCTTTAGTGAGATTATATGAACAAATGCCTGAACCAAAATACGTTATTGCTATGGGAGCATGTACAATTACAGGGGGGATGTTCAGTACCGATTCTTATAGTACTGTTCGGGGAGTTGATAAGCTAATTCCTGTGGATGTCTATTTGCCGGGCTGTCCACCTAAACCGGAGGCCGTTATAGATGCTATAACAAAACTTCGTAAGAAAATATCTCGAGAAATCTATGAGGATCGAATTAGATCTCAACAGGAGAATCGGTGTTTTACTACCAGCCATAAGTTTCGTGTTGGATGCAGTACTCATACTGGAAATTATGATCAAGAATTACTCTATCAACCACCATCTACTTCAGAAATCCCTCCTGAAATATTTTTCAAATATAAAAGTTCAGTAGCTTCCCACGAATTAGTGAATTAG
- the ndhC gene encoding NADH-plastoquinone oxidoreductase subunit 3 — protein sequence MFLLYEYDFFWAFLIVSSVIPILAFLISGVLAPISKGPEKLSSYESGIEPMGDAWLQFRIRYYMFALVFVVFDVETVFLYPWAMSFDVLGVSVFIEALIFVLILIVGSIYAWRKGALEWS from the coding sequence ATGTTTCTGCTTTACGAATATGATTTTTTCTGGGCATTTCTGATAGTATCAAGTGTTATTCCAATTTTGGCATTTCTAATTTCCGGAGTTTTAGCCCCGATTAGCAAAGGACCAGAAAAACTTTCGAGTTATGAATCGGGCATAGAACCAATGGGGGATGCTTGGTTACAATTTCGAATCCGTTATTATATGTTTGCTCTAGTTTTTGTTGTTTTTGATGTTGAAACGGTTTTTCTTTATCCATGGGCAATGAGTTTCGATGTATTGGGAGTATCCGTATTTATAGAAGCTTTAATTTTCGTGCTTATCCTAATTGTTGGTTCAATTTATGCATGGCGAAAAGGAGCATTGGAATGGTCTTAG
- the atpE gene encoding ATP synthase CF1 epsilon subunit codes for MTLNLCVLTPNRIVWDSEVKEIILSTNSGQIGVLPNHAPVATAVDIGILRIRLNDQWLTMALMGGFARIGNNEITVLVNDAEKGSDIDPQEAQQTLEIAEANLREAEGKRQTIEANLALRRARTRVEAINVMS; via the coding sequence ATGACCTTAAATCTTTGTGTACTGACCCCGAATCGAATTGTTTGGGATTCGGAAGTGAAAGAAATTATTTTATCTACTAATAGTGGACAAATTGGCGTATTACCAAATCACGCGCCTGTTGCCACAGCTGTAGATATCGGTATTTTGAGAATACGCCTTAACGACCAATGGTTAACGATGGCTCTGATGGGTGGTTTTGCTAGAATAGGAAATAATGAGATCACGGTTTTAGTAAATGATGCAGAGAAGGGTAGTGACATTGACCCACAAGAAGCGCAACAAACTCTTGAAATAGCGGAAGCTAACTTGAGGGAAGCTGAAGGCAAGAGACAAACAATTGAGGCAAATTTAGCTCTCAGACGAGCTAGGACACGAGTAGAGGCTATCAATGTGATGTCGTAA
- the atpB gene encoding ATP synthase CF1 beta subunit, which translates to MRINPTTSGPGVPALEKKNLGRIAQIIGPVLDVAFPPGKMPNIYNALVVRGRDAVGQQINVTCEVQQLLGNNRVRAVAMSATDGLKRGMEVIDTGAPLSVPVGGATLGRIFNVLGEPVDNLGPVDTRTTSPIHRSAPAFIQLDTKLSIFETGIKVVDLLAPYRRGGKIGLFGGAGVGKTVLIMELINNIAKAHGGVSVFGGVGERTREGNDLYMEMKESGVINEQNIAESKVALVYGQMNEPPGARMRVGLTALTMAEYFRDVNEQDVLLFIDNIFRFVQAGSEVSALLGRMPSAVGYQPTLSTEMGTLQERITSTKEGSITSIQAVYVPADDLTDPAPATTFAHLDATTVLSRGLAAKGIYPAVDPLDSTSTMLQPRIVGEEHYETAQRVKETLQRYKELQDIIAILGLDELSEDDRLTVARARKIERFLSQPFFVAEVFTGSPGKYVGLAETIRGFKLILSGELDGLPEQAFYLVGNIDEATAKATTLGT; encoded by the coding sequence ATGAGAATAAATCCTACTACTTCTGGTCCTGGGGTTCCCGCACTTGAAAAAAAAAACTTGGGGCGTATCGCTCAAATCATTGGTCCGGTACTGGATGTAGCTTTTCCACCGGGCAAAATGCCTAATATTTACAACGCTCTGGTAGTTAGGGGTCGAGATGCTGTTGGTCAACAAATTAATGTGACTTGTGAAGTACAGCAATTATTAGGAAATAATCGAGTTAGAGCTGTAGCTATGAGTGCTACAGATGGTCTAAAGAGAGGAATGGAAGTGATTGACACCGGAGCTCCTCTAAGTGTTCCAGTCGGCGGAGCTACTCTAGGACGAATTTTCAACGTGCTTGGAGAGCCTGTTGATAATTTAGGTCCTGTAGATACTCGCACAACATCTCCTATTCATAGATCTGCGCCTGCCTTTATACAGTTAGATACAAAATTATCTATTTTTGAAACAGGAATTAAAGTAGTAGACCTTTTAGCCCCTTATCGCCGTGGAGGAAAAATAGGACTATTCGGGGGGGCTGGAGTGGGTAAAACAGTACTCATTATGGAATTGATCAACAACATTGCCAAAGCTCATGGGGGTGTATCCGTATTTGGCGGAGTAGGTGAGCGTACTCGTGAAGGAAATGATCTTTACATGGAAATGAAAGAATCTGGAGTAATTAATGAACAAAATATTGCAGAATCAAAAGTGGCTCTAGTCTACGGTCAGATGAATGAACCGCCAGGAGCTCGTATGAGAGTTGGTTTAACCGCCCTAACTATGGCGGAATATTTCCGAGATGTTAATGAACAAGACGTACTTCTATTTATCGACAATATCTTCCGTTTTGTCCAAGCAGGATCCGAAGTATCCGCTTTATTGGGTAGAATGCCCTCCGCTGTGGGTTATCAACCCACCCTTAGTACCGAAATGGGTACTTTACAAGAAAGAATTACTTCTACCAAAGAGGGGTCCATAACTTCTATTCAAGCAGTTTATGTACCTGCGGACGATTTGACCGATCCTGCTCCGGCCACGACATTTGCACATTTAGATGCTACTACCGTACTATCAAGGGGATTAGCTGCCAAAGGTATCTATCCAGCAGTAGATCCTTTAGATTCAACATCAACTATGCTCCAACCTCGGATCGTCGGTGAAGAACATTATGAAACTGCGCAAAGAGTTAAAGAAACTTTACAACGTTACAAAGAACTTCAAGACATTATAGCTATCCTTGGGTTGGACGAATTATCCGAAGACGATCGCTTAACCGTAGCAAGAGCACGAAAAATTGAGCGTTTCTTATCACAACCCTTTTTCGTAGCAGAAGTATTTACCGGTTCCCCAGGAAAATATGTTGGTCTAGCAGAAACGATTAGAGGGTTTAAATTGATCCTTTCTGGAGAATTAGACGGCCTTCCTGAACAGGCCTTTTATTTGGTAGGTAACATCGATGAAGCTACTGCGAAAGCTACGACCTTAGGAACTTAG
- the rbcL gene encoding ribulose 1,5-bisphosphate carboxylase/oxygenase large subunit: MSPQTETKASVGFKAGVKDYKLTYYTPDYETKDTDILAAFRVTPQPGVPPEEAGAAVAAESSTGTWTTVWTDGLTSLDRYKGRCYHIEPVAGEESQFIAYVAYPLDLFEEGSVTNMFTSIVGNVFGFKALRALRLEDLRIPPAYVKTFQGPPHGIQVERDKLNKYGRPLLGCTIKPKLGLSAKNYGRAVYECLRGGLDFTKDDENVNSQPFMRWRDRFLFCAEAIYKAQAETGEIKGHYLNATAGTCEEMIKRAVFARELGVPIVMHDYLTGGFTANTSLAHYCRDNGLLLHIHRAMHAVIDRQKNHGMHFRVLAKALRMSGGDHIHAGTVVGKLEGEREITLGFVDLLRDDFVEKDRSRGIYFTQDWVSLPGVLPVASGGIHVWHMPALTEIFGDDSVLQFGGGTLGHPWGNAPGAVANRVALEACVQARNEGRDLAREGNEIIREASKWSPELAAACEIWKEIKFEFQAMDTL, translated from the coding sequence ATGTCACCACAAACAGAGACTAAAGCAAGTGTTGGATTCAAAGCTGGTGTTAAAGATTATAAATTGACTTATTATACTCCTGACTATGAAACCAAAGATACTGATATCTTGGCAGCATTTCGAGTAACTCCTCAACCTGGAGTTCCACCTGAAGAAGCAGGGGCAGCGGTAGCTGCTGAATCTTCTACTGGTACATGGACAACTGTATGGACTGACGGGCTTACTAGTCTTGATCGTTACAAAGGTCGATGCTACCACATCGAGCCCGTTGCTGGAGAAGAAAGTCAATTTATTGCTTATGTAGCTTACCCCTTAGACCTTTTTGAAGAGGGTTCTGTTACTAACATGTTTACTTCCATTGTAGGTAATGTGTTTGGGTTCAAGGCCCTGCGCGCTCTACGTCTGGAGGATTTGCGAATCCCTCCTGCTTATGTTAAAACTTTCCAAGGCCCGCCTCATGGGATCCAAGTTGAGAGAGATAAATTGAACAAGTATGGCCGCCCCCTATTGGGATGTACTATTAAACCTAAATTGGGGTTATCCGCTAAGAATTACGGTAGAGCAGTTTATGAATGTCTCCGCGGTGGACTTGATTTTACCAAAGATGATGAGAATGTTAATTCCCAACCATTTATGCGTTGGAGAGACCGTTTCTTATTTTGTGCCGAAGCAATTTATAAAGCACAGGCTGAAACAGGTGAAATCAAAGGGCATTACTTGAACGCTACTGCAGGTACATGCGAAGAGATGATCAAAAGAGCTGTATTTGCCAGAGAATTGGGGGTTCCTATCGTAATGCATGATTACTTAACAGGGGGATTCACTGCAAATACTAGCTTGGCTCATTATTGCCGAGATAATGGTTTACTTCTTCACATCCACCGTGCAATGCATGCAGTTATTGATAGACAGAAGAATCATGGTATGCACTTTCGTGTACTAGCTAAAGCGTTACGTATGTCTGGTGGAGATCATATACACGCTGGTACCGTAGTAGGTAAACTTGAGGGGGAAAGGGAGATCACTTTAGGCTTTGTTGATTTACTACGTGATGATTTTGTTGAAAAAGATCGAAGCCGCGGTATTTATTTCACTCAAGATTGGGTCTCTTTGCCAGGTGTTTTGCCTGTAGCTTCAGGGGGTATTCACGTTTGGCATATGCCTGCTCTGACCGAGATCTTTGGAGATGATTCTGTACTACAATTTGGCGGCGGAACTTTAGGACACCCTTGGGGAAATGCACCTGGTGCCGTAGCTAATCGAGTAGCTCTAGAAGCATGTGTACAAGCTCGTAATGAGGGACGTGATCTTGCTCGTGAGGGTAATGAAATTATTCGCGAGGCTAGTAAATGGAGTCCTGAACTAGCTGCTGCTTGTGAAATATGGAAGGAGATCAAATTTGAATTCCAAGCAATGGATACTTTGTAA
- the accD gene encoding acetyl-CoA carboxylase carboxyltransferase beta subunit — protein MEKWRFHSMLFNGELEYRCRLSKSMDSLGPFENTSVSEDPIINDMDKDILNCNDKSNYSNVDHLVSDRYIRNFISADTFFVRDSNRDGYSIYFDIENKNFEIDNDRSFLSELKSSFYSYQTSSYINNAPKSNDTRHDRYVYDTNSHYIWNNHINSCIDSYLRSQICIDSYILSNSDNYSDSYIYSYICSESVNSSKSESSSIKTSTDGSDFTISSNNLNVTQKYRHLWIQCENCYGLNYKKFLKLKMNICEQCGCHLKMSSFDRIELSIDPGTWDPMNEDMVSLDPIEFHSEEEPYKNRIDSYQKNTGLTEAVQTGTGQLNGIPVAIGVMDFQFMGGSMGSVVGEKITRLAEYATNQFLPLIIVCASGGARMQEGSLSLMQMAKISSALYDYQSNKKLFYVSILTSPTTGGVTASFGMLGDIIIAEPNAYIAFAGKRVIEQTLNKTVPEDSQVAEYLFHKGLFDPIVPRNPLKGVLGELFRLHAFFPLNQN, from the coding sequence ATGGAAAAATGGCGATTCCATTCGATGTTGTTTAATGGGGAGTTAGAATACAGGTGTAGGCTAAGTAAATCAATGGACAGCCTCGGTCCTTTTGAAAATACCAGTGTAAGTGAAGATCCAATTATAAATGATATGGATAAAGACATTTTAAATTGTAATGACAAGTCTAATTACAGTAATGTTGATCATTTAGTCAGCGACAGATACATTCGGAATTTCATATCTGCTGACACTTTTTTCGTTAGGGATAGTAATAGGGACGGCTATTCCATATATTTTGATATTGAAAATAAAAATTTTGAGATTGACAACGACCGTTCTTTTCTAAGTGAACTAAAAAGCTCTTTTTATAGTTATCAGACTTCTAGTTATATAAATAATGCACCTAAAAGTAACGATACTCGCCACGATCGTTACGTGTATGATACTAATTCTCATTATATTTGGAATAATCACATTAATAGTTGCATTGACAGTTATCTTCGTTCTCAAATTTGTATTGATAGTTATATTTTAAGCAATAGTGACAATTACAGTGACAGCTACATTTATAGTTACATTTGTAGCGAAAGCGTAAATAGTAGTAAAAGCGAGAGTTCCAGTATAAAAACTAGCACAGATGGTAGTGATTTTACTATAAGTTCTAATAATTTAAATGTAACTCAAAAATACAGGCATTTGTGGATTCAATGCGAAAATTGTTATGGATTAAATTATAAAAAATTTTTAAAATTAAAAATGAATATTTGTGAACAGTGTGGATGTCATTTGAAAATGAGTAGTTTCGATAGAATCGAACTTTCGATTGATCCCGGTACTTGGGATCCTATGAACGAAGACATGGTCTCTCTGGATCCCATTGAATTTCATTCGGAAGAGGAACCTTATAAAAATCGTATTGATTCTTATCAAAAAAATACAGGATTAACTGAGGCCGTTCAAACAGGCACAGGCCAACTAAATGGTATTCCCGTAGCAATTGGAGTTATGGATTTTCAGTTTATGGGGGGTAGTATGGGATCTGTAGTGGGCGAAAAAATCACACGTTTGGCCGAGTATGCTACCAATCAATTTTTACCTCTTATTATAGTGTGTGCTTCCGGAGGAGCACGCATGCAAGAAGGAAGTTTGAGCTTGATGCAAATGGCTAAAATATCTTCTGCTTTATATGATTATCAATCAAATAAAAAGTTATTTTATGTATCAATCCTTACATCCCCTACCACAGGTGGGGTGACGGCCAGTTTTGGTATGTTGGGAGATATCATTATTGCCGAACCCAATGCTTACATTGCATTTGCGGGTAAAAGAGTAATTGAACAAACATTGAATAAGACAGTACCTGAGGATTCACAAGTGGCTGAATATTTATTCCATAAGGGCTTATTCGATCCAATCGTACCACGTAATCCTTTAAAGGGCGTTCTGGGTGAGTTATTTCGGCTACATGCTTTCTTTCCTTTGAATCAAAATTAG
- the psaI gene encoding photosystem I subunit VIII, producing MITFNSFPSIFVPLVGLVFPAIAMASLSLYVQKNKIF from the coding sequence ATGATAACTTTCAACAGCTTCCCCTCAATTTTTGTGCCTTTAGTGGGCTTAGTATTTCCGGCAATTGCAATGGCTTCTTTATCTCTTTATGTTCAAAAAAACAAGATTTTTTAG
- the ycf4 gene encoding photosystem I assembly protein ycf4, whose protein sequence is MSWRSERIWIELIAGSRKTSNFCWAFILFLGSLGFLLVGTSSYFGRNFISLFPSQQIIFFPQGIVMSFYGIAGLFISSYLWCTISWNVGSGYDRFDIKEGVVCIFRWGFPGKNRRIFLRFLMKDIQSIRIEIKEGIYARRVLYMEIKGQGAIPLTRTDENLTPREIEQKAAELAYFLRVPIEVF, encoded by the coding sequence ATGAGTTGGCGATCAGAACGTATATGGATAGAACTTATAGCGGGGTCTCGAAAAACAAGTAATTTCTGCTGGGCCTTTATTCTTTTTTTAGGTTCATTAGGGTTTTTATTGGTTGGAACGTCCAGTTATTTTGGTAGGAATTTTATATCTTTATTTCCTTCTCAGCAAATAATTTTTTTTCCACAAGGGATCGTGATGTCTTTCTATGGGATCGCAGGTCTTTTTATTAGCTCTTATTTGTGGTGCACAATTTCGTGGAATGTAGGTAGTGGTTATGATCGATTCGATATAAAAGAGGGCGTAGTGTGTATTTTTCGTTGGGGATTTCCTGGAAAAAATCGTCGCATATTCCTCCGATTCCTTATGAAAGACATTCAGTCCATCAGAATAGAAATTAAAGAAGGTATTTATGCTCGTCGTGTCCTTTATATGGAAATCAAAGGCCAGGGGGCCATTCCCTTGACTCGTACTGATGAGAATTTGACTCCACGAGAAATTGAGCAAAAAGCTGCTGAATTGGCCTATTTCTTGCGTGTACCAATTGAAGTATTTTGA
- the cemA gene encoding chloroplast envelope membrane protein: MAKKKVLISLLYLASIVFLPWWISLSFNKSLESWVTNWWNTRQSEIFLNDIQEKSILKKFIDLEELLRLDEMLKEYPEAHLQKPRIEIYKETIQLIKMHNEDRTHTILHFSTNIICFVILSGYSIIGNEELVILNSWVQEFLYNLSDTIKAFSILLLTDLCIGFHSPHGWELMIGSVYKDFGFAHNDQIISGLVSTFPVILDTIFKYWIFRYLNRVSPSLVVIYHSMND, encoded by the coding sequence ATGGCAAAAAAGAAAGTATTAATTTCCCTTCTATATCTTGCATCTATAGTATTTTTGCCTTGGTGGATCTCTCTCTCATTTAATAAAAGTCTGGAATCTTGGGTTACTAATTGGTGGAATACTAGGCAATCCGAAATATTTTTGAATGATATTCAAGAAAAGAGTATTCTAAAAAAATTCATAGACTTAGAGGAACTCCTACGTTTGGACGAAATGTTAAAGGAATACCCGGAAGCACATTTACAAAAGCCTCGCATCGAAATCTACAAAGAAACGATCCAATTGATCAAGATGCACAATGAGGATCGCACGCATACAATTTTACACTTCTCGACAAATATAATCTGTTTCGTTATTCTAAGTGGTTATTCTATTATAGGTAATGAAGAACTTGTTATTCTTAACTCTTGGGTTCAAGAATTCCTATATAACTTAAGCGACACAATAAAAGCTTTTTCTATTCTTTTATTAACTGATTTATGTATAGGATTCCATTCGCCCCACGGTTGGGAACTAATGATTGGCTCTGTCTACAAAGATTTTGGATTTGCTCATAATGATCAAATTATATCCGGTCTTGTTTCTACTTTTCCAGTCATTTTAGATACAATTTTTAAATATTGGATCTTTCGTTATTTAAATCGTGTATCTCCTTCACTTGTAGTGATTTATCATTCAATGAATGACTGA
- the petA gene encoding cytochrome f, whose product MQTKNTFSWIKKEITRYISVSLMIYIITQAPLSNAYPIFAQQGYENPREATGRIVCANCHLANKPVDIEVPQAVLPDTVFEAVVRIPYDLQLKQVLANGKKGALNVGAVLILPEGFELAPPDRILPEIKEKIGNLSFQSYRPTKKNILVIGPVPGQKYSEITFPILSPDPATKKDVHFLKYPIYVGGNRGRGQIYPDGSKSNNNVYNATAAGIVSKIIRKEKGGYEITVAGASDGRQVVDIIPPGPELLVSEGESIQLDQPLTSNPNVGGFGQGDAEIVLQDPLRVQGLLLFLASVILAQIFLVLKKKQFEKVQLSEMNF is encoded by the coding sequence ATGCAAACTAAAAATACCTTTTCTTGGATAAAGAAAGAGATTACTCGATACATTTCCGTATCGCTCATGATATATATAATAACCCAGGCACCCCTTTCAAATGCATATCCCATTTTTGCACAGCAGGGTTATGAAAATCCACGAGAAGCGACTGGCCGTATTGTATGTGCCAATTGCCATTTAGCTAATAAACCCGTGGATATCGAGGTTCCACAAGCGGTACTTCCTGATACTGTATTTGAAGCAGTTGTTCGAATTCCTTATGATCTGCAACTGAAACAAGTTCTTGCTAATGGTAAAAAAGGAGCTTTGAATGTAGGGGCTGTTCTTATTTTACCCGAGGGGTTTGAATTAGCCCCTCCCGATCGTATTTTGCCCGAGATTAAAGAAAAGATAGGAAATCTGTCTTTTCAGAGCTATCGCCCCACTAAAAAAAATATTCTTGTGATAGGTCCTGTTCCTGGTCAGAAATATAGTGAAATCACCTTTCCTATTCTTTCCCCGGACCCCGCTACTAAGAAAGATGTTCACTTCTTAAAATATCCCATATACGTAGGCGGGAACAGGGGAAGGGGTCAGATTTATCCCGACGGGAGCAAGAGTAACAATAATGTTTATAATGCTACAGCAGCAGGTATAGTAAGCAAAATCATACGAAAAGAAAAAGGGGGGTACGAAATAACCGTAGCGGGTGCATCGGATGGACGTCAAGTGGTTGATATTATCCCTCCAGGACCGGAACTTCTTGTTTCAGAGGGCGAATCCATCCAACTTGATCAACCATTAACGAGTAATCCTAATGTGGGTGGATTTGGTCAGGGGGATGCGGAAATAGTACTTCAAGATCCATTACGTGTCCAAGGTCTTTTGCTATTCTTGGCATCTGTTATTTTGGCACAAATCTTTTTGGTTCTTAAAAAGAAACAGTTTGAGAAGGTTCAATTGTCCGAAATGAATTTCTAG
- the psbJ gene encoding photosystem II protein J: MADTTGRIPLWIIGTVAGILVIGLIGIFFYGSYSGLGSSL, translated from the coding sequence ATGGCCGATACTACTGGAAGGATTCCTCTTTGGATAATAGGTACTGTAGCGGGTATTCTTGTGATCGGTTTAATCGGTATTTTCTTTTATGGTTCCTATTCTGGATTAGGTTCATCCCTGTAA
- the psbL gene encoding photosystem II protein L has product MTQSNPNEQSVELNRTSLYWGLLLIFVLAVLFSNYFFN; this is encoded by the coding sequence ACGACACAATCAAACCCGAACGAACAAAGTGTTGAATTGAATCGTACCAGTCTCTACTGGGGGTTATTACTCATTTTTGTACTTGCTGTTTTATTTTCCAATTATTTCTTTAATTAA
- the psbF gene encoding photosystem II cytochrome b559 beta subunit, producing the protein MTIDRTYPIFTVRWLAVHGLAVPTVSFLGSISAMQFIQR; encoded by the coding sequence ATGACTATAGATAGAACCTATCCAATTTTTACAGTGCGGTGGTTGGCTGTTCACGGACTAGCTGTACCTACCGTTTCTTTTTTAGGGTCAATATCAGCAATGCAGTTCATCCAACGATAA
- the psbE gene encoding photosystem II cytochrome b559 alpha subunit — protein sequence MSGSTGERSFADIITSIRYWVIHSITIPSLFIAGWLFVSTGLAYDVFGSPRPNEYFTESRQGIPLITGRFDPLEQLDEFSRSF from the coding sequence ATGTCTGGAAGCACAGGAGAACGTTCTTTTGCTGATATTATTACCAGTATTCGATACTGGGTCATTCATAGCATTACTATACCTTCCTTATTTATTGCGGGTTGGTTATTCGTCAGCACGGGTTTAGCTTACGATGTATTTGGAAGCCCTCGTCCAAACGAGTATTTTACAGAAAGCCGACAAGGAATTCCATTAATAACAGGCCGTTTTGATCCTTTGGAACAACTCGATGAATTTAGTAGATCTTTTTAG
- the petL gene encoding cytochrome b6/f complex subunit VI, with protein MPTITSYFGFLLAALTITSALFIGLSKIRLI; from the coding sequence ATGCCTACTATAACTAGTTATTTTGGTTTTCTACTAGCAGCTTTGACTATCACCTCAGCTCTATTTATCGGTCTGAGCAAGATACGACTTATTTGA
- the petG gene encoding cytochrome b6/f complex subunit V, producing MIEVFLFGIVLGLIPITLAGLFVTAYLQYRRGDQLDL from the coding sequence ATGATTGAAGTTTTTCTATTTGGAATCGTCTTAGGTCTAATTCCTATTACTTTGGCCGGATTATTCGTAACTGCATATTTACAATACAGACGTGGTGATCAGTTGGACCTTTGA
- the psaJ gene encoding photosystem I subunit IX: protein MRDLKTYLSVAPVVSALWFGSLAGLLIEINRFFPDALIFPFFSF, encoded by the coding sequence ATGCGAGATCTAAAAACATATCTCTCCGTGGCACCGGTAGTAAGTGCTTTATGGTTCGGGTCTTTGGCAGGTTTATTGATAGAGATCAATCGTTTTTTTCCGGATGCGTTGATATTCCCCTTTTTTTCATTTTAG
- the rpl33 gene encoding ribosomal protein L33, with the protein MAKGKDVRVTVILECTSCLRNRVNKESRGISRYITQKNRHNTPGRLELRKFCPCCYKHTIHGEIKK; encoded by the coding sequence ATGGCCAAGGGTAAAGATGTCCGAGTAACAGTTATTTTGGAATGTACCAGTTGTCTTCGAAATCGTGTTAATAAGGAATCAAGGGGCATTTCCAGATATATTACTCAAAAGAATCGACACAATACGCCTGGTCGATTGGAATTGAGAAAATTCTGTCCCTGTTGTTACAAACATACGATTCATGGGGAGATAAAGAAATAG